CATTGCGAGTGATCTTGGGCGTTCTCTTCTCCCTAACCACCAATATTATGGCGACCACGGCTATGAGAAGTAATATTTTCTCCATCGTGATGCTGAGAAgcgtcatcctcggtggtgttgatggcttgTAAAGTCGAAATGTCTAAGCCTCAACAGACGCGAGTGCGACGTTGGGTGTCTCAATCGGACATGATGTTACCCCGAGTCGACTACGACGGGGGAACTTGACCAGGTCAAGATTGCACCCCGAAACATGAGAATTATTCCCAAGCCCTGTTTTGTATATCTTGAATTGACCTGGAGCAGCAATTAAGAATAATGTGCTCCGCATGGTAAAGTCCAAGCATGATGGAATCTATGGATAGCATTTGAGCAAACAATCTGGATGCGTTTCACCAACGTGCAAGATAGTACTGATTCACTTTATGAATACCACTATGAGTTGGGGAATCTATGCTGGCCATTCCCAGCGCGTATTCAAATGCTCCAAGTCCTCTCAACCTGCGAGCCATTCCATGCCGAACAATGCAGAGGATATCATTTATGCTACCAAACCTTGCCCAAGCCCCCAACAGGTATCGCTAGTACATTTCTCTGAAATGGGGGAAAACAGTTCCATCACCTCCGTACATGCCTCCCGGCGTCTCAGGGGCCGACATGTCAGTATTCGATCCCGgcccttgctgctgctgctgctgctgctgctgctcctcgtTCCCATTGTACTGGAACCCATTCAAACCAACGTATCCCTCAAAcatcctcgacatctcgGCCCCGATCCTGCTCCCGTTCTGAGCCATCGAGTCCGGCGTTGCTGCCTGTGATTGTTGGCCCGGCAGTGACGGCTTGCGGAAcggctgttgctgctgttgctggccGCGCGCAAGCCCTATCATCCCCAAGGCTGCCGTGGACTGAGGGTCGTCCTCCGAATCTAACCCAAACCGCGGCGCAACGTCCTTAAGTGAACGTATTGTTCGCCATAGCCGTTGCGATGCCCAGCTCTTGGCGGAAAGGTCCTTGACCAACTCGAGCGCCATGTAAAACTCCTCTCTGCAGGTGGCGCTGAACCTGACTGGGGCATGAACTGAGGCGAGAAAAACGACAGCGATCGCCGAGGTCAGGAATTGGTGGTAAAAGACCTGAACCCGGCGGTAAAGATTTGTCGTGTTATTTAGGTGGTTGAGATATCGAATCGTATCCTTGGCGATGTCCACCACGCGCTCTGATTGCGACGGATGCGCCATGATGCTTGTTGCGCTATGTAGCACTGGCGTATATAGCCAGATCCGCATCTAGAACTGTCAGCGACGTCGCCTtttactcctcttttccaACTCACCTGGTTGAGCCGTAAATATGTCCAGATCCTCAGGCGCTGGAGGTTATATGATGGTGTCGACGTTAtttgcttctccttgtcccAGTTGCgaaccttgacctcctcggGAATCTGTTCGTACCACTGCAGAAGCTCTTGGTCCACGCTTTCCAGTTCCTCTGATCGCAAGTCGCGTGCCAGGACTGGTCCGAAATGTGAAACCTGCCGCCAGACCTTTGCCCCTATCCGAGAGTAGGTGATCATGGCGACGAGATATGGATACTCATCCTACAACGTTGTTAGTTAGACTCCTTGAAATAGAATTGGGTTACTGACCGGAAAGGGCAGTTGTGAATCAATCTCCTCGTCCTGAACCACATAAGGGAGCCCGGTTCCGAAAGCCCATCGTCGATCCAAGACATATGCTGACCAGAAGCTCGTCAGGGCATTCTTGCGCTCCTCTTCGTCCTGGATCTTCAACAGACCCGTCCTCTGGTGGATGCCGAGCTCTAAGCATAATCGTGCGACCTGGCCCATCACACGCCATGCTAGGACTTCATCGTTGGATAAAAATCGGTAGCCAGCGACGAGAGCCAGCAGCGGTAGTGTGGCAACATCTGCAGCCTCGGCCATGAGCTTGCGGTTCAGCACCGACTCCATGCTGTCGTACAACCGAATCGCTTTATCACTGTGCCCGTGCTCCTCCACGACTAGGGCACAGCACATGATAATCTTGAGTTGAAGGGTCTTCTCATCGTTGATTAGTTCCCTGGGGTTCTGATGTCGCATTGTTTCCAGGAAAGGCGCAAGAGTCTTGGCATGTGCTATAACGTTTTGCACGTTCAGGACCGGATACATGATGccgatctcctcctcatgtAGTCGGCATAACCGAAccatctcgtccttgtcgaagTCATGGATTGGATCCAAAGGGCGAGACAGCGGCATACCCAGGCCATCAGTGTGATGGGCATTCTCGTCCCCGTCTGAGATGCCTCTATAGcccatgttgttgatggtaTTGTTGGCAACGTCTAGACTGAAAGCCATGCTGGTCGGGCCACGGAATGAACCGTACTTGGAATTCAGTCCGTCGTGCCGATTGAGTGAACTCGAACTTTGGGAGGGTGAGGGGGCGACGGTTGAAGTGCCCAGAGCCATGGGACGGTCGCTAAGGGAGGCGAGGCGTGTCGATTCAGATTGAAGAACTTTGACGGTTTGATGTAGCCAAACAACCTCGTCTTGGAGACGACCGATCTGAGCGGTGACTTGCTTGAAGTCATCCGAGTCCTTGAAGTTGTTGGAGCAGCAGTTGGGCGCGTATAGGCATGCGAGGTTGAGATTGCCGCATCGCTGGCAAGGAGTTTCTCCATTACATTTTATTTTTCGGCGTTTGCATTCATTGCTATACGTGAATGGTCAGCAACATGTTTGCTTCTGCTTGCAAGGCTTGCTGGCACAAGCCCAGTGTCAAAGCGGACAGCGCCTCAGCGGAGAAAGGGAGATATGAGACGAGAGTGTACTGACCAAGCTATTGATATATACTATACcgacgagaagaaaagaaggttaGCAAAGTGTTTAATGTGTCAAGAGGCATCGATGTCGGCCAGGCGATAAGACGACATGAGATGGCGTGACATTTTatggatgaagatgatgcagcATGGTGTCAAGTCAGACGAGGCTGTGACAACACTGGCCATACAGGTCGACATCAGTGTAGGTAGTACAACGGGTCGACGATGTGTCCCCTCAAGCCACTGCGCGTGTCTCTCACATGCTGTCTGccccatctcatctcactcCATCCATATCTTGTCACCACATCTCATCACTCTGGCTTCATGACGACCTGGAACTGACACAAAGAAATGAAGGACAACTCACCCGATTCCTCTTACTTCTTGTCTGCTTGCCCGCTGCGGTAGATCCATCATCAAGCGACTTCCGCTTGTTTGCGTTGGACGTACTCACGCTTGGGGCGGAATTTTCTCCGACAGAGGCGGAACCTGGGCTCGCCTGTGTCTGTGGTTGCGGCGTCGTGTCGTAGCcagcagccgccgccgcggAAGCACCCACGCCGACGCCGGGGGTGCCGCCGGGAGTTCCGCCTGGCCCAACTCCGGGGCCGGGGCCGGAGGACGGGGTCGGGGTCGCATTCAGGACGGGGACCTGGGCGAGGAACCTCAGGTCGCTTGCCTGCGTCTCAATCTGCTCCATCGCGCCGAAAGGGCCACCGGCCGAGGCGTGAGCGTGAGCGCGGACGTGGGCGTGATGCGGATGTGAGGGAAGCGCGTGCGGATGCGGATGCGGATGATGAGCGTGGATGTGAGAGTGACCGGGGACGGGGCCTGGGACTGGGACGGGCACGGCTAATGGAATAGGAGTGGACGCTCCTGGAGCTGGCATGAATTGCCCGCCATCATAAGGCATTATTGCCGGGTCCGCAGCCCGCTGGGAATTGCGCCAGGTGTTACCCTCGCCGCTGCGGATGCCGGGATTGGCCTGGCCTGTCGCCACGTGACCGGGGTATCTCCCAGTACCTGCCTCAAAAGTCAGTATCAGTGTTTGGGTCTGGAAAGCGCCGGCTGTTGCTGGAGTTGGGATTCCGATCGCACCTGCAGCGCCTGTTCCTGGCTCCTGCCCATGTTCATccccctctccctcacccACTCCTCCCACCCCGAACACGGGATAATAGTCCTCCAGGGTTGCCGACCTTTTTCTCCGACCTATTTTGCCTTTTCTCCGTCTTTCCCTTCACCactccaagcccaagcctcaGCCTGGTTCTCCACACTCTCTGAGCGATCCTCAAATCGACAATGCCAAGGGATTGGTAGTCCAGCCAGTAAGAGGAACCCCAGCCGCAGCGAACCAGATTCGCTCGTGTGGAGATGTGCTGTGAAGCGTGGTACGTGCGACCCAAAACTCTGGAGCGGATCTGACAGGGAGTCCGCGGACGCCCGAACCCACCAGCTTGGTTGCGCTGTCTTCTGAGCCGAGCTCGAGCTGTTTCAGCGGCCAGACGCGGACAATGGCGGGCAGTGAAGGAGTCGACTCGGAGTTTTGCAATGATGGGTATGTATCGACGGGATGATCTTGTGCGACGTTGCTGTTGCTTGGCTGTTTGTTATGTTGTTCCGATGTTGACAAATGATAGGTGGTGGTTGATGGGTGACGACGGTTGGCTGCTGGTGGCTTGTTCAAAGCCCTGCGCTTTTGCGCCTCTTCCGCTCCTCTCCTGCTTTTCGTGGACCTTGTCTCGAGTATCCTGTCCTCCTGTCGCAGTGTTGGCACCAAATCTCGGCAGACAAGATCCCAATCTGTCGGTACTGCGATGTATGTCAAGAGTGTCGATTCCTGCGGACGATCAATGCCCGCGTAAACGTAACCGCAAGTTACCCGCCTGGTCGATCAACCCAGTCCGAACTCTGTCGCATCTGCGCATGTCACGGCAGCTCTCTTTCAGACCGCGGAATGTGAGCGGCATATCCTGGGGAATGGTGTGGTATGGGGGTGTTGGGGACGCGGTCACGGATGGGGATGTTGTCCAACTTAAACAACAAAAGGGAGCTAGAGATCATGAAACTCATTCTCTCTctgcttcagcagcagccacctATCCCACGTCCGCGCTCGCGCCCTTGCTCTCTGCCTTGCCTACTCCATACTGACTATACATACCTACCTTAGTACTTCGTACCTCGTTCGCGCGCTTCACGCCCAGTGTCGGAAACATTCATCTCCTACAGCGAATTTCACGCCCTCCCTGGGCGCCGTCCAAAGCCAGCCCCTCTCCTCGTGGCCTCCCACCCCGGTTGCCCGATCAGGAGGGCAATACTCACTcttcaggccaccatgatgTCAACTGGGCCTCTCCGGGCGGTCCGGCATCGCACCCTACACGCCGAGCCTGCCTATCGTGGGACATCCTGGGCGCCGCACGCAACGCACAATGCTCAGAATGGGGCATATCTTGCTTCTTTGATTGCTGTTGCGCATCTGTCACTTTGCGGAGGACCAGGGAGGTCTCACATCTGTTGCGAGGCGACGACAGCAAGGGGCATCGTCTGTCAAGCTTTGGAGTTCCAAGCTTGATGCTTCTCCCGGAAGCCATGACCAACACAACCACCATGCGGGCCGTGCATCGCGGGTGCCCATTGACTCAAACTTTGAAACCTCCGAAGCCGCCTCCCCATCTCGCATACGACTCTAGATCTGCTGTTTTCGAGCCAAGTTCCATCGTCTGCCGCGCTTCCATTAACCGTCCGTGGGATATCAACCCGACGCCGCGGCATCTCCCTCTGGTGGGAGTGGGCCTGCTGCCAAACCGCAAACCACAGGGCGCTTTTTTAGACGAATTTCTCTTTCGGGACAGcctctcgcttcttctcgacgcCTGATTGGCCCTCGTCGCTCTTATGAGGTGGTGGCTTTCAAGATCCCCTGAGTTTGAAGAGCAAGACTTCCTTGCTGAGTCCAAGCTTTGAATCCCGGTTCTTACTTCACCTTCATTttcaagaagcttcttgaagcTCTAGCCATGCTCTAGAGGCGCGGAGTCGTGGGGACTCAGGCCTTGCTTATTATCAGCCCCCATGCTGGTGCCACGAGGTGAAtggccatcccatccacatGGTAACTTTATATGCAGGACCCAAAAGCAAAAAAAGCCCAGCGCAAAAGGGCCAATCTCCAGCAATCCACTCGTCGTGATCTTGAGCAGCCAGTAACATTGGTGGGCTCGACCACTCCGtctccctcttcttggcctttggGTCCTCGTCGGGAACTAATCTTGTTCAAGATCTCGTATCGGACCCTCGTTTTCGGTGGTCGTGTGGTgttgtcttggccttcttcgaGAGCTTTCCtatgttgttgttgctcgATGGTGGCTACGATGTCAAAAGATTCAGCCAAGACACGATGGATGATTCCCTTAAAGGGTGCATTTCTCTCCACTTATTCATGTATATCCGCGTACAATGCTTTAGCGAGATCTCCACTAACCTCGGTTTAtagatgatgaagatgcagaTCTCCCGCCAACACGACATTCTCATATTCGTGTCTCTGCTGAGATGACGTCTACACGATCTTTCTTCCGTCAGAATGGTGTGGTTTCAGGGCCCTAACGTCTCAGCCTAACGATCATCCTCTTGTGTTACCCTTTTGCTGTTCAGCTTGACCCGCGAGAGCCAAACCCCTGGCATGGTCCCCTGTCAACTTACTCGCAAGGCTGATCTAGGGTGCTCTTGGCAAATTCGCCCCGTTTCTTGTCACCCACGCCTTTTCCCACTTGACGTCTCCTGGTCTTCCTTTCGTTGCTTTTTTGCCTCGACTGGCACCTGTTTATCACCGCTAAACAGCGGCCGGCGCACTCTCTAGTGGCGGCGTTAAGAAACGGGCGGCACGAAAAAAAGCCAGAAGCCACGCGATGATGCTGAGGGGCAGCCTAGTCAGGCGGGACGGGATATTGACACGTCTGACACGCAACAGTTTGCCCGATTGACGAAGGATGCCTATTTTTCGAGCCAGCAACACGATACTCCTCGTGTTGGACACCAACTAGGCTCCATACCTCCCTCATGTACTGGGAAATACGGCAGTTGCCGGCTGGTTGGCGCGGCCTAGGTAGATTGTTATGCCTTGTGCCAAGTACTTAATGCCGTACATAGACGAGCGAGCCAGTGAGCCGGCAGGCAAGCCTTTCTTCCCCCGCAGCATATCATATCATTTCTTCGGACTCGGTTCTCGACCAAGCTAAAAAAGCTTAGCCGCAACTCATCTCCCATCAGCAGAAAGGACGCGCATGTCTGGAGACAGATCAGATCTTGACCGCTAAGTCGCTACTCACGATCGAATGCAAGGGGGCTCAGAGATTCCTTTCACCGCCAGGCACTCATTGCTTTGTGATGAGTCTTGATACAAGAGGCATGACCATGTCTCTCGGTTCGACAAGCGAGCTGTTGTATTGGCCCCATCACATCCAGCAAGCACGATAGAAACAGTGTTCAATATGGGTGTCGAAAATCGTCAACGACTGGCGTGGACCTAAGGCCTCGCCATGGCTATATCCTTTCCTTGTTATATCTCTAGGAACAGCATTACTCAGCGGCCTCAACTTGCTCGCTCATCCTTCAATGCGACCCAATATCTCTCTAATCCAGGTCTAGATGCTCCAATGCTTTCGCTACAAACGCCGCGTCTTGATCCCGAGACTCGATCACCGCATCCTTCCCGTCCGAAGACCCGCTCATCTCGGGGCCCCACTCACCGTCGCCGACCTCACTTGGCTCGCTCTCCGTTTCGGGGGGTGTTTGTGGTGGAGTTTGTAGGCCGACGATACTcgagccaaggctgagatTGCGCTTCAGCATACACATCTCTACGGATATCCCAGGTCCAAAAGCACATCCCACGACATACTCGCGCAGACGCCCACCGGGACTCATGGCATCCATGTCCTTGGAACGCAGGCGATCCATGACGCTGAAGATGGTGGCAGAGCTGGAGTTTCCATGGTTGATGTAGGTGTCGTAGCTTGCTCTCATATGTTCCGGGGTAATATTCATGGCTTGCTCGGCACCGGTGAGGATGGTAGCACCACCAGGGTGCATGGCCCAGTCAAAGTCGGCGGCGCTCTGATAATCTGGAGGCAAACGCGGCAACGAGGCCTTGAGGTCGTTGAATGCTGGCGCAATTGCAGCCCCCGTGAGCTTTGGGACCCGTGGGGTCAGAATGACTTTCCAGCCTGTCTCGGGGTCAGTATCGTGATGCAATATCTTGGCGGTACTTGTCAATAACGTACCAACAGGGTCGACGTCGAACCCTAGATCATGCTCGGTATCTGGTATTACCCTATGGTCCCAGCCTAGCAGGTCATAGACGGACTCGGCGGGCTCACCAATGCCGTTGCTCAAAACAACAGCGCTGGCACAGTCAGAAAAGAGACATGCGCCTATTCTCGTCTCCTGCAGCTCATTGATGCTATCCAACTCACTCCGCACCATGGTAGTGCTGACCTCTAGTGCGACACATAATACGCGAGCAGGTAAACCTCGAGCTCTATGTCCCAGGGCCAGGTTCGCGCCTGTACGCAGGGTGGCCAATCCACCACTGCAGCCGACGCCATGTAACAGAACCTTCTCGACTCCATGGGTAATACCCAGCCCCTTTGCAACGAAGTGGTCAAAGCCCGGGTTGGCGCTGTCTGTGCAGGTCGTGGCGACGATGTGGGTTATGAAGCGGGTatcgatcttggcctcggcgatggccttgCGAGCGGCGCGTATGGCTAGGGGAACACCGTCAGAATGGAAGAGCTGGTGAAGTTCTGATATCGATGGCGCATTTTTCTGGTTGACTGCCGGGTGGTCTGGGAGCCCGATGGAAGATCGTGTTTCGATGCCGGTGTATTTATTGATCCCAAGGACTTTTCTCATGCTATGATTACGAGCGTGGTCAGCGAGGATGGCGCATATTGCTGTGCCAAGCACTTACGATGGTGTATCTGGGTAAAACCTCTCACCGAGAATATCGAGGCAAGTATGCTCCAGCGTATAGGGGGGGTATTCAGTGCCGATGCCAATGATGGAGAGGTTCAGCTCCCCAAATGTGCTGGGTGCTGTCATGGCTGAAGCTGTCGGGGGGGTTCTTTCCCCAACAGATTGTTTGGTTGAGAGCGTAAAAGATTGGAGGAGAGCCTGAACGGCAAGAAAGCCACTCTACGTGACCGAATCGAGAAGACCAGACTCGAGAGAGGTCAATTGAGTCCTCTGCGAATATCGTTGACGCCTCGAATCGTCGCTATCCTATCTTGTCGTGTTTGTGCGTGGGGGAGGAATCCCGAGACAATATCGATGACGCTATCTCGACGCCAGGCTGCTTATACGAACAGGGGTTGAAgtgaggggaagaagattCAATGGCGATCGTGACGAGAcgggaagaaggagagacaaCGggatgggagaagaagagaaggtTTTCGACGGTTTGATGAGTGCAGCGACGAAGCTGGTTGCAGAACAATGGGGAATGTCTCGGATATCCTCGATTAGGTAGGTAGGGAGATGAGGGGAACCGTAGACAAGACAGTGTTATTGCTACACCAAGCGGTGAGTGACACAAAGCATTCAGGGCATGGAATTCCCTTTATAAATATACGTGCCGTCCTCAAACCCTTATCTCGGCCCGCGTGTTCGGTTTCGCCATGTTACAAAGTGTCTCGCGGGGGTTGTAGCAGAAAAACAGCCTTGACGATACATGCAAAGCTTTACGATGGGCTAGTGTCCGCCTTGGCGCTGCATCAACCATCTTTGGAGTCTCGTCGCAGGGTCTCTCTTACTCGCCAATAGCATTATCTACGTTCGTTTTTTTGTTAATCGGTAAACAAATACCGTGAGATTTTTCTCTTCTCGTAGCTGTACCTCGGGACTATCTGCCGGAAACGGGGACCTGACTAGACCTGAAGCAGACTATCCGGGCGCCAGGATTGTGGCTCAGCCTCTTAACCCCAGTCACGGGCggccgccctcctcctcctctccacgATGAACAGTGACTCTGGTTCACGGCAGTGCTGCTTCCCGAGGAGAGGGCGACGTCATCCCGTCGAAGCGTTGCCCCGATGCCGGGTCAGTTGCGCCGACGGGGCGAATCAAGCTGCCGGGGTGTTCATAAGGCTGAAGGTGAGGATGGGTGTAAGCGCTGAGGGCTCAGTGTGGCTGGCATTTACGGTCAGATACATCAAGCTTCGCCTCTTTATTGGGGGTCTGTAGTAAGTGTACAAGTTATGGATAAAGCTCTTCGGCCTTGGTGGTGTGTCGAAGATAATTcgaagaggaaagagagaTAGCTCGACCTCCATACACAGGAAGGTTCAGATATTAGCGGAGCAGCGAGCCTAGACAACCAAATGCACAAGAAAGAATGAGCGCCCTGGGAAGCTTCCAGGGGTAGTTTAATATGAATTCCGTTATAAAACAACGGAGATAATTGCACAGGACTCTGCTCTGAAACACACGAAGCAGAAGCCTGAGACCGCCTGTGCTACCCCAGACAAGGTCTCGAGGCGAGTGTTAGATATCCCCAACGCTCGGATTGGCAGAACCAGGTGCTCTACTATTCCAACTGCTACTTTACCGGGTAAAAAGAAGAAATTATTGTAATTGGCTCATCCTTAAAGATCCTATGCCAAAGCTGTGTAGGGTGCATTTCCCCAGAGACTGTTTTCGAGTATCGACTAGCATCAGACAACCTCCGGCGAAACTGAAACTGTaagccatccatcacagtAGCGATCAGAAAAAAAATATCCATGGAC
This window of the Fusarium keratoplasticum isolate Fu6.1 chromosome 3, whole genome shotgun sequence genome carries:
- a CDS encoding Casein kinase II subunit beta gives rise to the protein MPYDGGQFMPAPGASTPIPLAVPVPVPGPVPGHSHIHAHHPHPHPHALPSHPHHAHVRAHAHASAGGPFGAMEQIETQASDLRFLAQVPVLNATPTPSSGPGPGVGPGGTPGGTPGVGVGASAAAAAGYDTTPQPQTQASPGSASVGENSAPSVSTSNANKRKSLDDGSTAAGKQTRSKRNRYISIACNECKRRKIKCNGETPCQRCGNLNLACLYAPNCCSNNFKDSDDFKQVTAQIGRLQDEVVWLHQTVKVLQSESTRLASLSDRPMALGTSTVAPSPSQSSSSLNRHDGLNSKYGSFRGPTSMAFSLDVANNTINNMGYRGISDGDENAHHTDGLGMPLSRPLDPIHDFDKDEMVRLCRLHEEEIGIMYPVLNVQNVIAHAKTLAPFLETMRHQNPRELINDEKTLQLKIIMCCALVVEEHGHSDKAIRLYDSMESVLNRKLMAEAADVATLPLLALVAGYRFLSNDEVLAWRVMGQVARLCLELGIHQRTGLLKIQDEEERKNALTSFWSAYVLDRRWAFGTGLPYVVQDEEIDSQLPFPDEYPYLVAMITYSRIGAKVWRQVSHFGPVLARDLRSEELESVDQELLQWYEQIPEEVKVRNWDKEKQITSTPSYNLQRLRIWTYLRLNQMRIWLYTPVLHSATSIMAHPSQSERVVDIAKDTIRYLNHLNNTTNLYRRVQVFYHQFLTSAIAVVFLASVHAPVRFSATCREEFYMALELVKDLSAKSWASQRLWRTIRSLKDVAPRFGLDSEDDPQSTAALGMIGLARGQQQQQQPFRKPSLPGQQSQAATPDSMAQNGSRIGAEMSRMFEGYVGLNGFQYNGNEEQQQQQQQQQGPGSNTDMSAPETPGGMYGGDGTVFPHFREMY